A part of Phoenix dactylifera cultivar Barhee BC4 chromosome 2, palm_55x_up_171113_PBpolish2nd_filt_p, whole genome shotgun sequence genomic DNA contains:
- the LOC103712113 gene encoding F-box/LRR-repeat protein At3g48880-like gives MADTKSIGKRWEDMEIDVLVKIFKELNMIELAPVSQVCRSWRLACSDPLIWNTLDLGLLKSNFIQTRASPYIWVNERSDRRLTQVLWIAMALSRGNVTCMIFHYNLYMKDEHLSYISERSPHLKRLVMPAWNRITKTGICQAIQRWEKLESLTMPTIAHPPYIMEEISRSCKNFSQLKIMGTFDVHFASAIASHLPKLKVLSVRCSIVTREALLLILNFMDNLEVLNISHCLLLEGLSAAGRKQVFRELDHTILEKASRLREFFQCQSSLCTTCQRMIKDEGLMRWYQYETWFWRQDEVSSLDLGDYGRLFDEDVSKGFRD, from the exons ATGGCAGACACTAAATCTATTGGTAAGAGATGGGAAGACATGGAAATTGATGTCCTAGTAAAGATATTCAAGGAATTAAACATGATTGAGCTGGCTCCAGTTTCTCAAGTTTGTCGGTCATGGCGCTTGGCTTGCTCAGATCCATTGATATGGAATACTCTTGATCTTGGGCTTTTGAAATCCAATTTTATTCAAACCAGGGCATCACCGTACATCTGGGTGAACGAAAGGTCTGACAGAAGGCTGACACAAGTGCTGTGGATTGCAATGGCACTGAGTCGAGGAAACGTGACTTGCATGATATTCCACTATAATCTGTATATGAAGGATGAGCATCTGAGTTACATTTCTGAGAG ATCTCCTCATCTCAAACGGCTAGTTATGCCAGCTTGGAACCGCATCACTAAAACTGGAATCTGCCAAGCTATCCAGAGGTGGGAAAAGCTGGAATCACTGACAATGCCGACAATCGCTCATCCACCCTATATCATGGAAGAAATAAGCAGAAGCTGCAAGAACTTCTCGCAACTTAAGATCATGGGTACTTTTGATGTGCACTTTGCATCAGCTATTGCTTCCCATCTTCCAAAGCTGAAAGTGTTGAGCGTGCGGTGCTCTATAGTTACGAGGGAAGCCCTGCTGCTTATTTTGAACTTCATGGATAATCTAGAGGTGCTCAATATATCGCACTGCCTTCTTCTGGAGGGCCTTTCAGCTGCAGGACGTAAACAGGTTTTCAGGGAGCTAGACCACACCATCCTTGAAAAAGCTTCAAGGCTACGTGAATTCTTCCAATGTCAGAGCAGCTTATGCACTACGTGTCAGAGGATGATCAAGGATGAAGGTCTTATGAGGTGGTACCAGTATGAAACCTGGTTTTGGCGCCAGGATGAGGTGAGCTCTCTTGATTTGGGAGATTATGGTAGGTTGTTTGATGAGGACGTCAGCAAAGGGTTTCGAGACTGA